A single Epinephelus lanceolatus isolate andai-2023 chromosome 22, ASM4190304v1, whole genome shotgun sequence DNA region contains:
- the fgb gene encoding fibrinogen beta chain, whose translation MRTLLLLCLCVTFAWAQDNLEYDDYDTDTSSPAKNKTAFVDVRGHRPVTRGRDRYKPNRYAPPPISGGRRYRGRPTPAPVAGQVKEKEPQPDAGGCTHASEEMGVLCPNGCELKTTLLKMEKNVKTSINELKPQVDELSRSSNSVYNYVNSLSVSLRERQRIINNNNRVVGDYTDRVEEQHAYIKETVDTFFPSNIRVLQGVLDKIKLKIQKLEKAIQAQREECKEPCKSKCPIPVVSGKECEDIFRRGGKDSQMYMIQPDSFYPPYKVFCDQTSQNGGWLLIQNRLDGSVDFGRRWDEYRRGFGNIAFDVGKGHCETPGEYWLGNDRISQLTKMGPTEVLIEMEDWTGAKVHAQYQQFTIQSETSNFVLAVDGYSGTAGNGFLEGSTELFGENRTMTIHNGMMFSTYDRDNDNWLPGDPSKQCAREDGGGWWYNRCHSANPNGRYYIGGAYTRHMAKHGTDDGVVWMNWKGSWYSLKAISMKIRPFFASR comes from the exons ATGaggacgctgctgctgctgtgtctgtgtgtgacattCGCCTGGGCTCAGGATAACCTGGAATATGACGACTATGACACG GACACCAGCTCACCAGCAAAGAATAAGACA GCGTTTGTAGATGTTCGTGGTCACCGTCCAGTGACGAGGGGCAGGGACAGGTACAAGCCTAACCGCTATGCCCCACCCCCTATCAGCGGGGGCAGAAG GTACCGTGGCCGCCCCACCCCCGCTCCGGTCGCAGGACAGGTTAAGGAGAAGGAGCCGCAGCCGGATGCCGGAGGATGCACACACGCCTCAGAGGAGATG GGTGTTTTGTGTCCCAACGGCTGCGAGCTGAAGACCACTCTGCTGAAGATGGAGAAGAACGTCAAGACG agcATTAATGAACTCAAGCCTCAGGTGGATGAGTTGTCCCGATCCTCCAACTCAGTCTACAACTACGTCAACAGCCTGTCCGTCTCTCTGAGGGAGAGGCAGAGAATCATCAACA ACAACAACAGGGTGGTCGGTGATTACACTGATCGAGTGGAGGAGCAACACGCCTACATCAAGGAGACGGTGGacacttttttcccctccaacATCAGAGTGCTACAG GGGGTTCTGGACAAGATCAAGCTAAAGATCCAGAAGCTGGAGAAGGCCATCCAGGCCCAGAGGGAGGAGTGCAAGGAGCCATGCAAGTCCAAATGTCCCATACCGGTGGTGTCTG GTAAGGAGTGTGAAGACATCTTCCGCCGTGGAGGAAAAGACTCCCAGATGTACATGATCCAGCCCGACTCCTTCTACCCTCCATACAAGGTCTTCTGTGATCAGACGTCCCAGAATGGAG gaTGGCTTCTCATCCAGAACAGGCTCGATGGCAGTGTTGACTTTGGCCGCCGCTGGGACGAATATCGCCGCGGTTTTGGCAACATTGCATTTGATGTTGGCAAGGGTCACTGTGAGACTCCCG GTGAATACTGGCTTGGCAATGACCGTATTAGTCAATTGACCAAGATGGGCCCCACTGAGGTTCTCATTGAGATGGAGGACTGGACAGGAGCCAAG GTCCACGCCCAATATCAGCAGTTCACCATCCAATCAGAGACCTCCAACTTCGTGCTGGCGGTCGATGGTTACAGTGGCACTGCTGGCAACGGTTTCCTGGAGGGATCCACAGAACTGTTTGGTGAAAACCGCACGATGACCATTCACAACGGCATGATGTTCAGCACCTACGACAGAGACAACGACAACTG GCTCCCCGGGGATCCTTCCAAACAGTGCGCCAGAGAGGACGGAGGGGGCTGGTGGTACAACCGCTGCCACTCAGCCAATCCCAACGGCCGTTACTACATAGGCGGAGCCTACACGCGCCACATGGCCAAGCACGGCACAGACGACGGCGTGGTGTGGATGAACTGGAAGGGGAGCTGGTATTCCCTGAAGGCCATCAGCATGAAGATCAGGCCGTTCTTTGCCTCCAGATAA
- the LOC117246458 gene encoding galactose-specific lectin nattectin-like yields the protein MKVLSVSLTLGTFLTLSRAVPLSTNTSLSGRHSGLCDYARQEGINIMGAFIPQCDAHGNFLPQQCSDSTGNCWCVNVITGEEIPNTRTPLGAVPVNCDREFYCPYGWSRFGKQCFVFIDSLKTWAEAEGYCLFEGANLASVHSYEENHFIQALTRGDGHDFPLTWIGGHDAVHLSFWMWSDGSKFRYEYWHRDYSVERSERCLKMNYGFDRKWYYGSCDDFLPFVCAKRI from the exons atgaaGGTGCTCAGCGTGTCTCTGACGCTCGGCACCTTTCTGACCCTGAGCCGAGCCGTCCCGCTCAGCACCAACACCAGCCTCTCCGGCAGGCACTCGGGTCTCTGCGATTACGCGAGGCAGGAGGGCATCAACATCATGGGAGCGTTCATCCCACAGTGCGACGCTCACGGGAACTTCCTCCCGCAGCAGTGCTCCGACTCCACCGGGAACTGCTGGTGCGTCAACGTCATCACCGGAGAGGAGATACCGAACACGAGGACGCCGCTGGGGGCCGTACCTGTTAACTGTG ACCGGGAGTTCTACTGCCCGTACGGCTGGTCCCGCTTCGGAAAGCAGTGTTTCGTCTTCATCGACAGTCTGAAGACGTGGGCTGAAGCCGAG GGCTACTGTCTGTTTGAAGGGGCCAACCTGGCGTCAGTCCACAGCTACGAGGAGAATCACTTCATCCAGGCTCTGACCAGAGGAGACGGCCACGACTTCCCCCTCACCTGGATCGGCGGCCACGATGCCGTACAT CTCTCTTTTTGGATGTGGAGCGACGGCTCCAAGTTTCGTTACGAATACTGGCACAGGGACTACAGCGTGGAGAGATCTGAGCGCTGTCTGAAGATGAATTATGGAT TTGACAGGAAGTGGTACTACGGCTCCTGCGATGACTTTCTGCCTTTCGTTTGTGCCAAGAGGATCTGA